The genomic window GTCCAACTACTGGTCAGGGTTActtctggggtaccagcacatcccacAAATCCTCAGTCAGATTGATAGATTAAGATCTAGGGAATTTGGGGGCCAGGTTGGTGCcctgagctctttgtcacgtttcTCAGGCCATCCCTGAGCATTTCTGTGGTGTGATATGGAGCATTGTCCTGTTGAGAGGGCCACTGTCATGACTGGGCATGTTTGGTcagcaacagtgtttgggtggatgGAGCGTGTCAAGTGGCACCCGCATGAAtaccagaaccaaaggttttcCGAATTAGTTCACCATAACCCTACTGTAAGTGAAGGTAGCTCTAGCTTGCACAAACCTTGTCCATAACAGAAGAACGTACTAATACCAGTggttaaaatacaataaaacagagAGAGCTAGAGCAGATTCATTAACGAGAGAGATTTGACTTGATTAAAGTCAATTGAAACCCCAAGAACACAATCAGACTGAACAGCAAACGGAGCACCATCAATCAGATAAATACCTTCATGTCTAGCAGTCTTATCCCTTACTTGAGCTTTGGTTtcactctgtttttctctgtcttgtgTTAAAGCAAACATTGTTCTTGCCTGtgccttttctcttttcattatCCAGTCTCCTTCAAGAACTCACGTCTGAATGGCAGTGCTGAAATCAGCATTAAGAGACCTCTTCTGACTGTTGCTACGTCAAGGCAGACAAAGCAGGCTCAGTCACCCTCCTTTGGATCTGACTATGGCTCTACCCTGGAGTGGGTGACCtggaacaactctctcccaaataaTTCAGTTTCAATTTACAATGATTACACTGATCGCATCGATTATGTCTGTAAATACAAGTGTGAGGCTGGCTTTTATACCCCCAGCAAGGGTCCTTATTGCCACTATGCCAacacaaaaaaagcactttCTGGTTTCCCGTTTGAGATCCTGgtgaacaaaaacatgtttgaggtCCTGGAGTGGAAGACGGATTCATACGGTTCAGTGCCCCAGAGTGCAGTCAGAACATGCCCTGGGGAGGACATATATGTAGGGATGAACGAATATGGACTTGGCAAGGTTGATACTAAACATAAAGTTTTCTATCTTCCCTGGAAGGATGATGAATATTGGTACCACGACTACCAGGTCCTGACCACTGATGAGAATATAATCAGCCAGCTGATTTATGATGTCAGGTACAGCACTGATGAGCTGGAAATCTTCCACTATCCTCCAGAGATCATGCAGAAATCAGCCATCAGCAACTACGAATGCCACTCAGTGCTGAAAACAGATACCCTCTCAAAGACATACGAGACGAAGCACAGGTGGGACTTTACCTTTTCTATCCAAGTTGGTgtgacagtgacctttgatGTCAGCATCCCCTTCATCGCCTCTGAAGGTATTCAGTTCAGCTCCGCGGTTACGTTTCAGTACTCCAGGGGAAACACAGTGGTCAATACCATCACTGATACTGTTTCTGTGGAGATCACAGCCCCGCCAAACCACTCCTGCATGGTTAACATGGTGCAGTACAAGTACAGAGTTCAAATCCCGTTCACGGCACAACTCAGACGCACATACGCTAACGGGGAGATCCGCACAATATTCATCACTGGGCTGTATGACGGCGTTCAGACTGGAGAAGTCCGGACCGCGGTGGACCGATGTGAACCTCTAGAAAACCCCAAGCCTTGCTCATGAAATGCACAAAGCTCCACATGATGTTGGACATATCTGTATGTCTGAtgcatttcactttttttttttaatcacatctaGCTAGTTGAATGTGAGTGCACTCATTTTAAGCCACTTTGGAAAAAGTAATGCtgttaataaaatacaaatataaaagaTTAAAGATTTGTTCCTTAATAAATTGTTttgtacacaaaaaaaataataatgtggcACTTCGtgcatttttgttattgttatttcatttgaacatttcagcttcactgtgcagaggTGAAGAGGGAACTCACCTTAAACCTTGGTTTAACATTAGCTTTGTCTTGTGACGTCACAGCTGCTGAGGCTGGAGACATCTTGAGACCATAAGTTTAAactctgaaaagaaaaaatgttgtcaCAATAAAATGCTTTGTACCATTTTCTTAAAGTTATATTCATGTTACATTTACTCACGTTATGTCATTTCATTCTAATGAAATAGCTGAATGAAAAGTAACGTTTGTGAACACTTAACTTCTTCCCTCTCGCTCTTACATATCATCTGGTGTTTTCCCCAGAAGTAAGAGCAACCTGACATGGTAAAAGGGAGAAGATGTCATTGACTATGACCAAATGAAATGCACCATTCTGTGCATAAAATTAGGGATTTCAATGGGTTACAgcattgttggaaacatttggtGATAATAGAGAAGGAGGAGATGTCTTGAATTTTGAACAAGATAATTGATCTTTTGTTGAGGAAATAATACCAGACACAACCGATTATTTCAAGCAGATTATATCTTCCTGTTATGACCAAAAcagtgttgggcttgttactctaaaaatgtaatatattactcattactcGTTACTCTTTTCAATAGTAATCATAATACTTTTCTTATTAccccctgccaacagtaattcattACACTACTTGTTGTATTACTTTTCCGTTACACCCTATACAATTGGTATTTGTTTATCGCCTCAAAATTGAGATGTGTGATGGAGCAACATTTTATTCACCATGTATCCAACCACTGGCTTCattacttctttgtagctgcagctgtccacaattaaaatccagttttggttgtttagtcA from Epinephelus moara isolate mb chromosome 8, YSFRI_EMoa_1.0, whole genome shotgun sequence includes these protein-coding regions:
- the LOC126394908 gene encoding natterin-3-like: MTRAHGIDLASKFDQASVGHTVSFKNSRLNGSAEISIKRPLLTVATSRQTKQAQSPSFGSDYGSTLEWVTWNNSLPNNSVSIYNDYTDRIDYVCKYKCEAGFYTPSKGPYCHYANTKKALSGFPFEILVNKNMFEVLEWKTDSYGSVPQSAVRTCPGEDIYVGMNEYGLGKVDTKHKVFYLPWKDDEYWYHDYQVLTTDENIISQLIYDVRYSTDELEIFHYPPEIMQKSAISNYECHSVLKTDTLSKTYETKHRWDFTFSIQVGVTVTFDVSIPFIASEGIQFSSAVTFQYSRGNTVVNTITDTVSVEITAPPNHSCMVNMVQYKYRVQIPFTAQLRRTYANGEIRTIFITGLYDGVQTGEVRTAVDRCEPLENPKPCS